In Etheostoma spectabile isolate EspeVRDwgs_2016 chromosome 20, UIUC_Espe_1.0, whole genome shotgun sequence, the following are encoded in one genomic region:
- the eif4eb gene encoding eukaryotic translation initiation factor 4eb — MLAMPSSAGGVESQRSSQPATAHSACPQLGRHVGQFGPIVQSTDTFQTEICKMATAEPETNPSSNQPDEDGAEETGQEIVNPEAYIKHPLQNSWSLWFFKNDKSKTWQANLRLISKFDTVEDFWALYNHIQLSSNLMSGCDYSLFKDGIEPMWEDERNKRGGRWLITLNKQQRRLDLDRFWLETLLCLVGEAFDDYSDQVCGAVVNIRAKGDKIAVWTSDYDNREAITHIGRVYKERLGLPLKMTIGYQSHADTATKSGSTTKNKFVV, encoded by the exons ATGCTCGCCATGCCTTCGTCCGCAGGAGGGGTGGAGTCGCAGAGAAGCAGCCAGCCAGCGACTGCTCACAGCGCATGTCCGCAGCTGGGCCGTCACGTTGGACAGTTCGGCCCAATCGTCCAATCAACGGACACTTTCCAAACAGAGATTTGTAAGATGGCGACCGCCGAACCG GAAACCAACCCAAGTTCAAATCAGCCTGATGAAGATGGAGCTGAGGAGACTGGACAAGAGATTGTGAACCCAGAGGCCTACATCAAACACCCCCTCCAGAACAG CTGGTCCCTGTGGTTCTTCAAGAATGACAAGAGCAAAACATGGCAGGCCAACCTGCGACTCATCTCTAAATTCGACACAGTTGAAGATTTCTGGgc TCTCTACAACCATATCCAGTTGTCAAGCAACCTCATGTCAGGCTGTGATTACTCCCTTTTTAAg GATGGCATTGAACCCATGTGGGAGGACGAAAGGAACAAGCGTGGCGGGCGCTGGCTGATCACACTCAACAAGCAGCAAAGGAGATTAGACTTGGACCGCTTCTGGCTGGAAACT CTCCTGTGCTTAGTCGGAGAGGCCTTTGACGACTACAGCGATCAGGTCTGCGGAGCGGTGGTCAACATCCGCGCAAAAGGAGATAAAATAGCAGTCTGGACATCAGACTATGACAACCGGGAAGCTATAACACACATAGG GAGAGTTTACAAGGAGCGCTTGGGGCTTCCCCTGAAGATGACTATTGGCTACCAATCTCACGCAGACACAGCTACCAAAAGCGGTTCAACCACCAAGAACAAATTTGTCGTTTGA